One Cynocephalus volans isolate mCynVol1 chromosome 7, mCynVol1.pri, whole genome shotgun sequence genomic region harbors:
- the LIPJ gene encoding lipase member J isoform X1 — MWCLFTVMHFILLLRTTHGIFQNKKSVNPEVNMNISEIISYWGYPDEEYNIVTKDGYVLDLYRIPYGKTDNNNNSAQRLVVYLQHGLLSSASSWISNLPNNSLGFILADAGYDVWMGNSRGNTWSRKHLYLETNSKEYWAFSFDEMAKYDLPASIDFIVKQTGQEEIFYVGHSQGTTIAFITFSTIPKIAERIKIFFALAPVFSIKYSKSPLIKMAYKLKSVIKVFTDNKDFLSKTSFSKFIGSKLCPLPIFNQICLDILFMMFGYDQKNLNMSRLDVYFSHNPEGTSVQNMLHWSQLLNSTHLKAFDWGSPYLNLVHYNQTTSPLYNVTNMNVSTATWNGGSDLLADPEDVKILNSEITNHIYHKTISYYNHIDFLFGLDVYHQVYRKIIDIIQDNL, encoded by the exons ATGTGGTGCCTTTTCACAGTGATGCATTTCATCCTACTTCTTAGAACTACTCATGgtatctttcaaaataaaaaatctgtgaACCCTGAAGTAAATATGAATATT agtGAAATTATTTCCTATTGGGGCTACCCTGATGAAGAGTATAATATTGTAACCAAAGATGGTTATGTCCTTGACCTTTATAGAATTCCTTATGGAAAAACAGACAATAATAACAATTCAG cacagAGGCTTGTTGTATATTTGCAACATGGTTTGCTTTCATCTGCCAGCAGCTGGATTTCCAACCTTCCCAACAACAGCCTGGGCTTCATTTTGGCAGATGCTGGTTATGATGTGTGGATGGGAAACAGCAGAGGAAATACCTGGTCCAGGAAACACTTGTACCTAGAAACAAATTCCAAAGAATACTGGGCTTTCAG TTTTGATGAGATGGCTAAATATGACCTTCCAGCATCTATTGATTTCATCGTGAAGCAAACTGGACAAGAGGAAATATTTTATGTAGGCCATTCACAGGGTACTACTATTG ctttcATAACATTTTCCACAATACCAAAGATAGCTgaaagaataaagatattttttgcCTTAGCACCAGTTTTTTCCATTAAATACTCAAAAAGCCCTTTAATTAAAATGGCATACAAGTTGAAGTCAGTTATCAAG gTTTTTACTGACAACAAAGACTTCTTATCTAAAACCTCATTTAGCAAATTTATTGGTTCAAAGCTGTGTCCGCTAccaatttttaatcagatttgCCTTGATATCTTGTTTATGATGTTTGGATATGACCAGAAGAACTTAAATATG AGTCGTTTGGATGTGTATTTTTCACACAACCCAGAAGGAACATCTGTTCAAAATATGCTTCACTGGAGTCAG cttttaaatTCTACTCATTTGAAAGCTTTTGACTGGGGCAGTCCTTATTTGAACTTGGTTCATTATAATCAG ACAACTTCTCCATTGTACAATGTGACAAATATGAATGTGTCAACTGCAACTTGGAATGGTGGAAGTGACTTGTTGGCTGACCCTGaagatgttaaaattttaaattctgaaatcaCAAACCACATTTACCATAAAACTATTTCTTACTACAATCATATAGACTTTTTGTTTGGATTAGATGTCTATCATCAAGTTTACCGTAAAATTATTGATATTATCCAAGACAATCTGTAA
- the LIPJ gene encoding lipase member J isoform X2: protein MWCLFTVMHFILLLRTTHGIFQNKKSVNPEVNMNISEIISYWGYPDEEYNIVTKDGYVLDLYRIPYGKTDNNNNSAQRLVVYLQHGLLSSASSWISNLPNNSLGFILADAGYDVWMGNSRGNTWSRKHLYLETNSKEYWAFSFDEMAKYDLPASIDFIVKQTGQEEIFYVGHSQGTTIAFITFSTIPKIAERIKIFFALAPVFSIKYSKSPLIKMAYKLKSVIKSRLDVYFSHNPEGTSVQNMLHWSQLLNSTHLKAFDWGSPYLNLVHYNQTTSPLYNVTNMNVSTATWNGGSDLLADPEDVKILNSEITNHIYHKTISYYNHIDFLFGLDVYHQVYRKIIDIIQDNL from the exons ATGTGGTGCCTTTTCACAGTGATGCATTTCATCCTACTTCTTAGAACTACTCATGgtatctttcaaaataaaaaatctgtgaACCCTGAAGTAAATATGAATATT agtGAAATTATTTCCTATTGGGGCTACCCTGATGAAGAGTATAATATTGTAACCAAAGATGGTTATGTCCTTGACCTTTATAGAATTCCTTATGGAAAAACAGACAATAATAACAATTCAG cacagAGGCTTGTTGTATATTTGCAACATGGTTTGCTTTCATCTGCCAGCAGCTGGATTTCCAACCTTCCCAACAACAGCCTGGGCTTCATTTTGGCAGATGCTGGTTATGATGTGTGGATGGGAAACAGCAGAGGAAATACCTGGTCCAGGAAACACTTGTACCTAGAAACAAATTCCAAAGAATACTGGGCTTTCAG TTTTGATGAGATGGCTAAATATGACCTTCCAGCATCTATTGATTTCATCGTGAAGCAAACTGGACAAGAGGAAATATTTTATGTAGGCCATTCACAGGGTACTACTATTG ctttcATAACATTTTCCACAATACCAAAGATAGCTgaaagaataaagatattttttgcCTTAGCACCAGTTTTTTCCATTAAATACTCAAAAAGCCCTTTAATTAAAATGGCATACAAGTTGAAGTCAGTTATCAAG AGTCGTTTGGATGTGTATTTTTCACACAACCCAGAAGGAACATCTGTTCAAAATATGCTTCACTGGAGTCAG cttttaaatTCTACTCATTTGAAAGCTTTTGACTGGGGCAGTCCTTATTTGAACTTGGTTCATTATAATCAG ACAACTTCTCCATTGTACAATGTGACAAATATGAATGTGTCAACTGCAACTTGGAATGGTGGAAGTGACTTGTTGGCTGACCCTGaagatgttaaaattttaaattctgaaatcaCAAACCACATTTACCATAAAACTATTTCTTACTACAATCATATAGACTTTTTGTTTGGATTAGATGTCTATCATCAAGTTTACCGTAAAATTATTGATATTATCCAAGACAATCTGTAA